Part of the Eubalaena glacialis isolate mEubGla1 unplaced genomic scaffold, mEubGla1.1.hap2.+ XY H_3, whole genome shotgun sequence genome, tattTAACTGTTAGtggtattctcttatgatttttatatctctatgctgttggttgttatttcttctctctaatttcttattttgcttacttgagtcctcttttcttcttggtgagccctgctaaaggtttatcaattttgttgtcTTTTAACAAAACCAGCCcttggtttcattgatattttctattttcttgatctcttatttattttctctctggtctttattatttcattccatcactgactttgggttttgtttgttcttctttttaattccTCTATGTggtaggttaagttgtttatttgagaattttcttatttcttgaggaaggcttgtatttctataaacttccctctcagaactgcttttgctgtagcCTATAGATTTTGgagttttgtgtttccattttcatttttctcaaggtattttctgacttTGTCTTTGACTTCTTTATTGAATCGTTGGTTTCTTAGTAGCATGTTTaatattcatgtgtttgttttcttattttttaattgatttcttatttcacagcattgtggtcagaaaaaatgcttggtaTAATTTCTATCCTCCTAGATTTGTTGAGATGTGTGCTGTGGCCCAgcctgtgatctatcctggagaatgttccacgtgctcttgaagaaaaatgcatattctgctgattttggatataatgtcctgtagatatctatttagtccaactggtctattgtgtcatagAAGACCACGctgtccttattgattttctgtctagatgatctgtgcattgatgTAAATGAGACATTAATGTTCCCTATTCTTATAGTATGATCATAtgatcagtttctccttttatatctgttagtatttgcttcatatatttaggtgctcctgtgttgggtgcatatttgTTAATGAATATAATATCCTCTTTTAGTATTGATCttgttatcattatataatgtcccctttttttggtctttttttatagcctttgttttaaattctattttgcttGATGTGAGTATTACATTTCTGTCAAATGTAATTTGACAATTTCTGTCAAATCTGTTTGCATAAAATGTCTTTTCCATCCTCTCAGTTTCAGTCCCTGTGTGTCTTTAGTTCTAAAGTGAGCCTCTGTtaaacagcatatagatgggtcttttttTATCCAGCTAGCTACTTATGTCTTTTGTCTTTTGACTGAAGCAATTAGTCCattgatatttaaagtaattattgataggtatgtacttgcCATTGTTTTGCTTGCTTTCCATTtggttttgtagttcttctctgtacatttttaaattctttttgtttcttcctttgtggtttgatgattttctttagtagtatgcttttttcttttctttttacgtTTTTGTGTCTATGGTAGGTTTTTTAGCTGTGGTTACATGGgatgtatatatgttgatgtttaactatatctacttattttaaacaggtagtcatttaagttcaaacaaattctaaaagatttacatttttagCCCATtctcccacattttgtgtttttgaagtCATAGAGCATGAATTTAACAGCTAGGTCATGTTCCTCATAGAGAGagatggactttattttttaggcaAAGTAGGGACTGCTAAGAACATGGGGACAATGCAAGTAAACAATTAAAAGTCTCTGAAAAAGGGAGAGATGCAGGTTCTTgtatgaaagaaaacaagaatgttCTAGTAATGCATGGGGGAAAGTGCCTTAGTACTAAGAAAGACCATTGCTATGCAGAATGCAGAAGGCAGGGCAGTATGTCCTGtgtttgtaaaattaaaaatataagtttaaGTGTGCTGTGTAGTGTGTAATATGTCATTTGCCTTGTCTTTCAGATCAATAGTGAAAGTATTGCTACTGGGATAACCTTTGTTGCTTTGGTGGCAAATAGGTTTCAGATCAGGGCTAAGGAAGGTAGATTTTGTCCCTTATTTGGGTAGACAGCCACAATGGTGATTAGAGGGTAATAACAGAGAACAGAGAATATACCttcaataaaagcagaaaatagaGCAGTGGTGATTTCAAAATTGTAACTCCCTCAGACATAACACATTCTTAAAAGTAATCCTGAATACATCAGCATGTGCAATGAGCCAATTTACTCACTTAAAAACAGTCCAGTGgaattctttttgttgttaaacCTATTATTTCTCATAATGAAAGACTATGTATACTAATCACAATATACCACTTTAAATTTGCCTACAGTTGCTAAAATTTCATGATACAAGGATTTTTAGTTATACACCACACatttttccttcagatatatgaCTGGTTGTTCCAGATGCTGTGAATGATATAAATTGAGTTCATACCTGCAAGAAATCTAAAAGATCAGGTATCCTTGACTTTCAGAAACTTTTTCTGAGTACATTCAAAGGTATGTGAATTTTATTCATAAATTGATATTATTTCTATTATGCTTCTTAGTTTCTCTGTATTTCATGTTTAACAGATGCAAAGGTATTGCACATTTCTAATACTTTAGGCTGTCCAGAATTAATAACTTCTTCATTTGGACTGTAATTGAATTAGTCTTTGATTACTtaaattaagtatttatttttttaatgtagcaaaGTGTTAGTCtatgtttctttaaatttgaGTTCCAGAACCCAAAAGGACTTTCTAAAACCAAACCTCACAgagcaaatgtttattttaatcatttacctattgttaaaattatattttcagtctATGAGTTACTTACTATACTTTGAAGAACAGTTTGTTTAAGTACatcaaataacttattttaaaatagaaccatcaactaaatgtttctttttcacattttttctccttaattcATAAAACAACAGACTTAGGATATCAACAATCATATTGTGGTTCCTATATCAACATTATGACATATTGACTTTctataaaaaaagaagtttaagaTTTTTCTACTTACAGTTTTCAAAGTGATGCAGTAATTTGGGACATGAATCAATGTGCATGTCTTAGGATGTTTGGGTTTTGCTTCCTATTCCATATGTGTAATTTGTAGAGAAATTGCAAAGTAGCACCTAACAAGAGGAAAGTGCCATTGACTAAAGATGGACTCTTTTGGGTAAAATTCACTCCACATTTatggaagaataaaagaatagTAGAATCAAAAATTGAAAACCTGTCCTTCTGAGAGAAGTTCTGGTCAACCGTATCTTTTACAATGTGGACTCTTGGAGTTCAGAGGTGTTGCTTGTATGTCTTGTCTAAAGGCCTTCAGAGTTAGAACCACTAGGACTATACCCATTCACTCCTTATTCTATTTTGGCAGTTTACTTAATATCCTTTTCTCAGCAGTAGCAATACCCAGTGGACAGTATATGAAACATTTATGTTGTTCCTTGttctaaaagtataaaataatatgcaATAATAGTAAATTACATTTAGCTTTTGTGACTTTAGGTGACTATAAAGGCTGAGTAGGTACAGGAAAATGGCATTATAAATTATGTAATAATAGATGATTCATTTCTCTAAGCTTGTTTAGCTGACAACCTAAATGAAAAGCATCTTTATACTGCTGTGACTCCAAAAACAATGAAATGGGCTGCGAACTGAACATTATATATGAATGAAGTAACCTCACAAAAAATGGCCCCAATCTTTTACTAGCAACCAACTAATGTGAATTACTTGTATTTTATGAAACACTAATTATACATGTGTTTGATATGAGTTAAGAAAAGCAGGTGTTGACTTGTATTTCAGGGCCATCAAGAAATGGGGACCTGGATTTTGTTTGCCTGCTTTTTGGGAGCAGCCTTTGCTATGCCTGTGAGTATAGAGCAATGCCTAATTCCACAAGCTTGGAAATAAAAACCTGCCACATATTTGGTAAACTTCAGGGTTTAGAACAGTATCAGATGTCCTCAAATATCTCTGTGTTTAAGAAACTCTTAGAAGAGCttcttataaaaatatagattcccAGATGCCTCTgacaaagattctgattcagtatagctggggtggggtccagggctctgcattttaacaagcacccAGGAGATTCTATTGAAACAATTAGCTTGTAAATATCATTACCCATCTCTAGCTGGAAGAAATTTTGGAAGGGACTCTTGAAAGGCCTCCAGAGTAAGTAGTTAATCAGCCTtagatacatacacaaaaatatcagTTTTACATGAAATCCAATTTCTTAcaagtttgtaaatattttcctgcCCTCCAAACTGCACTGTTCTTATCTTTCAGAGGGTTAGATTTCTGTGTTAGGAATTCCCTTCTTGAACAACCTCGCTGTTCTCAGAGGCCTCATCCTTTTCGTGCATGTGCACATGACTTACATGTTGTTGTCCAGAATCTTACTTATGCCCAATACATAAGTATATAGTTCACATTCAAATGTACCGAGGATGAGGAAGTCTGACCAATTCTCTGTAAACATAGGTACCTAAGGTCAGAGAGGTTAGATCACATGTCAGCAAAGCAGGCTCAATTTGCTATTCAGAAGCCAGCAAAGCTTCAATAtctatttcctctcttctctcacaCCCACAAGACCAAGATTCTGTACTCTGCCTTCCTGAAATCCTGCATTGTGGCAATTCCTAATCCCCTGAGGGCCCCCACATTACAAATTCAGTCCTTTATCTGCTCTTCAATTTAACACTCCTACTCTATGAGGGTTTATATCCAGCATACAGAGGAAAGGCAATTAGCTGACTATAATAATTCACACTCAGATGAGAGGAGTAAACCCTCTTATGAAATATGAGCATTTCAAGAGAATAGAGCCTTAATCAACTCGCTGGCTGAGGAGGATGATCTGCAtgattctttctcctcttcctctccccagcaCCAGGGCCAAACAGAATTCCACAATGCAGGCATCAATAACTTGGCCTCCACTTTTGACAAGACAGACAGTCCTGGTTTAGACAATTATtcagattgtttttaattttgaacttttaattttttctgtcatAAGGACAGtgacagaataatttttttaaaatagcctaAGCTTCATAAATCAACTGTTTCATTTTCCATGGGATTTACAATGTTTCCACTTTACCACACCCATCTTGTTTTAACATTCATCAAGATATCACACagagttgtttgttgttgttgttgctgtgttATTTACTTTGCATGCAAATTATGAGTAATCTCTTTGGTACTTAAACACTTATCCACCTCCTGATCTATAAGGGAAGGTTTGTGAGACAGTTCTCTTCTTCTTGGTATTTTATAATTGTATAAGAGAAACATATCGCTCTTCCCAACATGGAGAGAATTTCAACAAGAAATGAAATGATGGGTGAGATAGAGTAGGATTCATTGACAAATGTGTATGGAGGGGTGTCTGAAGATTACCAGAGGATAAATGTGTGCTGCTTTCTGCCCCCAGGTTATTTAGTTATTCTGGACCTCTTTAAAATAAGATGGCTCCTCTCCTACGCAGTGTACATGTTCAAACTAAAAGCAGACCTCCAATACATTCTGTcctatatagatttttaaaaagtagtttcatTCTCTCTTAATGTGAAAATTGCATATTGActtaatctctttctctctctctctctctacttcttcctctccatctccctcttcctcaccctcattcttttccttctcctttctgcCTCCCTATAAAAACTACCGCCTCATCCTGGGCACCCTGGTTATATCAACTTCAACTATGAggtaatttttctctttactaATTTTGACCATTGTCTGAGTTAACAATGCACGGGGCTCTGTAAAGAATCTCTTGATTCTTCATTCAAGATGTTTCTCAGTCCCACTTTTTCAGTTCTTACTACCAGCTTCCTGGTTTAAGCCCTGATGGGTCACCTCAAGCCTGCATTGCCCCAGAACAGTCCTACCTGGCCTCTCTGACTCAGTTTCTCCTCTTATATGGCTATAAAATTTATCCATCATGAACTACCACTCAGGGGAACTGCATAGTAAGGCAGAAATGAACTCTGGCTGAACAACTTTGTTCTGTACCAGCCTGTGAAACATGGGGAATCAGGTAAGATGTTATTTAAGATCCTTTCCAGCTGGAAAACCCCTAATTCTAAGATGTTCATACTCTATGCATCTCCCTCATTTGTCTTTACTGAAATATTAGTGACCAAGTGGTCTGTGAGACATTCTGCAGAGCAATGGAAAGCATGAGATTTCTGGAAATCAGGTTTGAGGCTCTCCTCAACCCCATACTaaccgtgtgaccttgggcaaatcattttctctctctagaactttggtttcttcatctggaaaggGAAATAATGATAATACTCACACTTCAAAATATGGTTTGGGGAGTAAAATCgttaagaaatataaaaggtGCTTTGTTAAGTATAACTTGAACAAGGTTAAGAATTGTTCATTGTATTGATATCAAATGCTGTACTACTACATGAAGGAGTCCCCAGACCTGAGGTGAACCGAATACATACTgtttagaaaggaaggaaactcttCCTTCTTTCATAAGTTCAAATGACAATCTATGAGCTTGTTTACTCATACAAACTGAAGAGAAGTGTCAAAAAAAATTTGAGGCAAGATTTTCTATTAAACCTTAAAAAGTTGACATATTTGACCTGAAAACCTGTGTTTCTAGGATGAGGGACAGTGTTTctgcctcctttctctttttcattgtgACATCAAATCAAAAAAGTATATAATTAATGTTATATCatattaattttccattttgtttttctcttgcaaaGAACAGCAGGAGCCAGGGAACTAAACAGACTTACTACTTTTGTAACCTCTGTCAAGCTCATGAACCTCTTTAACTCTCTGTGACCTTGTCTGTAAAAGTAAGGGTGATGATATTTGCCTCAGAGTTtgtgagaaaatatgaaaaatgtgtgTCATGGATGTAAGGTAGAGCCTCACACATAGGGAGCACCTGACAAATGTTTACCTTATTCTTTCTTCCATAGAGCTCATATTTTCAGGTTGTCTGTATTGACAGGACTGCATTAGTGAGTCTATGTTTCATGTaactaaattaaaacaaatgtattCTAATGTCTCTTTCTTCTAAGGTGCTTACCCCTCTGAAGTGGTACCAGAACATAATAAGACACCCAGTATGTAgatgtttttgttctttattccctTAAAATATTAAGCATGCATTTCAATTCCCTTTAAAGTGAGGTAACATATCTATGCCACATATAAACACTAATGGGAAATCTAGTTTGTAAAAGGTCATATTTGTATACACAGTTAGAAATTCTTGCACAGGAAAAAATGAATAAGTGTTAATATTGTcacaatgacaaagaaaacattgctacttCTCCAGCTGGAAGtgttcactgaaaaaaaatgtagaacatGAGTgttgtgagttaatttttatttggaaCAAGGTGAgaactatagcccaggagacacatTTCAAatggctctgagaaactgctccaaagaggtaggggagaaggtcagtatacatgtgattttggtgaaggaggagtacatgcaatcaagcacatagtttttgcagaaggttgctgctagtcatgaggagcagacatgaaggattttagtgcttttctagatgtgaggagatgcaagaactgGGCTTATAAAATTGTCTCCTGAAAATAGCTAAGCATCTGAAAACCTGTTGTGCTAgttttcccagggcacagagtggctcattcctgatctccaccctgaacttcttgcagggggtgttgaaggtcagaaGCTGCAGTGGCTcataatttaatccttgtagaagcagatggcaagtgccaatggcaaGTGACAATTTGTAGGTGACAGATGTCAGTGGGGCTGATGGTAAACCCGACTCTTTGTTTCTCACCAGTACTCGTCCTACGGTTACAAACCCATGGGTGGCTGGCTGCACCACCAAATCATTCCCGTGGTATCCCAGCAGGCTGCCCTGCAGCCTCATCACCACTTCCCCATGGTGCCAGCCCAGCAGCCCGCGGTCCCCCGGCAAACCATGGTGCCAGTTCCTGGCCAGCACTCCATGACTCCAAGCCAACCCCACCAGCCACACCTCCCTGCGCCCGCCCAGCAGCCCGTCCAGCCGCAGCCTCACCTGCCCCTGCTGCCCCAGCCGCCTCTGCCTCCGATGTTCCCCATGCAGCCCCTGCCCCCCCATGCTTCCTGACCTGCCTCTGGAGGCTTGGCCAGCAAGAGACAAGACCAAGCGGGAGGGAGTGGTGAGTACACCGTGAAGTCGCTGCAACACCTATGAGAATGGTAAAGTGAGACTAGCCCCCAGAGTTCTCAATGCCCACACAATCCAAGGCCTATTGTTTCAGTAGTTATAGTTCAATAACTCTTAACCCTAACATGCATTGCAACTTTATATTATAAATGAACTTGTTCATCTATGTGACATTTATTGTGGGTTCAAAATCTACAATTATTTTGAACTCTAGCTATAATATGAATTACTGTAATACATTCGTTTTAAGGACAACAGTTCTCCTTATCTTTCAATAGTTTGACTAGGAATAGTGGTCTACCATtacacagaaatatataaaaagagtaCTTTGGGGCTTGAGGGGATGCAAATATTAAACAGCTTAAAAAATGATAGTTGGAAAAACTCTTTAAAGATCTAAAGGAATATTATCTGTGTTAGATGGTTTTTAGTGAAATTTGGAGGCAGCTAAACTAGACAGACTTCCAGATTCCATTTCATTGCTAGGATTAAACATAAATTTTAGTAAGAATTTTTCATAATTTAGCTCAAAATTCCCTTCTGCTACAGGAAGTTTCTGCAAATAAATGAGAAGTAACCAGTAAGGAGACCTTCATTCATTCCTACAAACCCTCATTGCTCTGTATTAAGTTTAGTAATTCTACAATTTATAAATGCTGTTGGTGATTTGCTACTTAGAAACAGTGAGGGGTGAGGTAGAAATAACCTGAATGCTTAGCGTGGATAAGTGGGTTCTAATGTTGCCTTTGCCCCGAAGAAGAAAATGGTATTATGCAAGTTATTTCAAACTTATAGATGtctgtttttcctatttctaaAATAGGTAAAAGTGATCATTTTAAAGGCTCTGTTTAAGTATTTGTACTTACAGTACAAatagtgaattttttttattttttgctttttaaaagagtttttatTTACTTCCATGGTTCTTGATTATTTACTTTAGTTaataaaaaaaaccttaaatacTACTCTGCTTTTTATAacgatttcatttttttctcatttttacatctttatgtattatttatatttttattctttcacattTATTACTTGAATCACTGAAAAAGCTGTAAGATTTCCTATGAATATAACAATAAGACACATTCACAACAAatagtgaaatttaaaaacaattaattatttaaaaattaacaaaagtgaattattcaattaaaatatttttattaaaaataatttcccaatAAAAAATTCTATATGCAACATAGGATTTCATAATTTTGCTACATTTATGAGAAATTGTGActgaatttttgaaaattgattGTATCCCAAATACTGTGGTACCTATAGTTAATTATTTTAGTCTAAGCTACATGTTCTctcattatataaaaatacatttctttatttattaataaatagggTCATAGATTTATATTTCATACAATGTCAAAGCTATACATGGGAAAATGCTTTGGTTACATAgtttaaactcttaaaatttagtTTCTGAATTTGTAAAATTAGGATAAGTGGACCTTCTTAGAATTGTTTATGGTAAACAATATGAAATGATTAGCTGGGAATCTGTCAGGCAGGGAATCCTCAAAGAAAGATAgctcttattattttaatattatataatggTTTTAAGTGTTTTAAGGCAGGGGCTACCTTCATGGACACCTCATATCTAATGATAGAATGACAAAGAGCTTTTGGAGATTATAAAGTCTAACTTAatgtgtagtatttttttttttcagtaaaacgGAAGATGTTTATAGCATTGTATTATACATGGTGCTTTCTAGCAATATTTGTAAATTACTTTAAGTgttccttttgttatttttttcaggatTAAAAGATCAGAAAATGAGAGAACCAAATGCTATTTCAGTTGCTTTTAGGAATGACACAAGAATACAATGATATGTGGCTACAATCAATTTACTAGTAAATTCTGTAACTAAAATAAGTACCATTAGAAGccactaaaatatttaaaaagttatccatgtattatttttgaattaaatttaaactTCATGTCACTTGAAGGAACAtgtaatttacaacctacaaactgATGATTTGGAAAGTAAGTAAAACTATTTCTTTTTggagtaaatttaaaatatactacttcaaatctttttttttttagtgttagtTTATACATGATAAAGTAAAAAACATATGACAATGTAAAGTCACTGAACCTAAATTCTTGGACAGTATTTGTAAATGAATTAGGACTTGGAACACTGATTTATACTTCATATCATTTATGAAGATCTGGTTTTTTGAGTCTGCTGATtctactgaaaaatatttttaaacaaaattatgtgATATGCTTAATAatatatcaaatttaaaattactGAATTACTTTTgcaaagaaaacttttatttaaatggttctttgaataaaaaatatgtaaattttacatacaagtcatttattttacttcagagtTTTTAACATGATAAATTCTACTTTTATAATCTTCAAATGGACACACATAATGGACTCAAAGTGagttttctttctgtctcatATTTAATCTTGAATCTTTTGTTTCTTCTATACTCACACAGAATTATAAACTGTCTTTGCAGTTTTCCTATTACGCGTTTATGCACTACCCACAATAACTTTATTCCAGTACCTTCATAATTAAGCACTCAATCATTTCCTTTAATGAATAAACATAACTTTATTAGGAGAGTGTTGATATTGAAAcaaataatttgattttaaaaactttaagatTCAATAAAACATgcattgaattaatttttaatcaaTTAGCATGGggaaattttaatcaaaataataaatatttattagtcaCTCTCTAGGGCAAGTTAGTGTTCTATATCCTGGTAAAAATGGTAAGTCTCTATCCTTAAAGAATAGAATATaccaaaggaacaagataagctCACAAATAATGGTTAAGAGAAGGCCTAACAGCATTAACACTATGACAGAAGTATAGTCAAAATGCCCTGGCAAATGTGGCAGACATCATTAGCTAGGTGTCCAACAGCTTTCCTTAACACTCCTTCCTTGTTAGCAGTGCTGGAATTAATCCCAGCATCGGGTCTTCCACAAATTCAGGAGAGAGGAGCCCTCTCCTCTGTCCCACGGAACAAATGTTCACTCCTCCATGCAAATTATACCATTGATTACCATAACTATATTTGTCTTGCCAGAGACTGGTTAAGGGATGGGTTGTGGTGGAACCTGAACAACGACTAGAGCTAAAAGGAATATCTGCTAGATGAGGAGGAGCTTCTGGATCTATTTATTTGATGATGTGCTGCCTAGAAATGTGACTGACATCTTGTGATGACTCCTAGTCAAGTGCCCTCTACCTAAATAACCATTCTGTATCCTTGAATTAACTAATCCTGCAACCATCAGTCTCTAGTGGGAAGACACTTTTTTTGGTATGTTAGTGTTTTTCAACGTGGGCCATAATCAATTAATGAGTTATGACATCAACTCCAGGGTCTTCATTTATGTCACACTAACAAACTGTATCTTCCAGTGATGCCAGGCTTTACTGGCTAGGATCAGAATTAGTTTGTCAATAACTTCTTTGAAGAgaatccttcctctctctctctctctctctctctatctctatctctttgTCTCTGTATCTGTTTATATGTATCTCCTGCTGAGTGCCCCCAAATACATGCTGCCCTGTTTGCTTTTTATGGTTCATGAAAATACTGCCCTTACATTTACTCCTGTtgagaaacattttaaagacTAAGCTTAACATGAAGACttcaaaaaaagtataaaatggaaACCAAATACATTAACAAACTAACAAATACTGGTGTGAATAGCTATGGGAATCACAAGAGAAATATCATTTTAACCAACTTCCCACTGTTGACCAAAAAAAAtatacaacctaaaagttgatcGTTATGTTTCATTTGGCAGACAAAACTGtggacttaagcccaggacagagcatctcagatagctctgagagatGCTCCACAGAGACGAGGGGGGAGCTAAGATATATAGgaatttttgca contains:
- the LOC133082997 gene encoding amelogenin, Y isoform-like isoform X1, whose amino-acid sequence is MGTWILFACFLGAAFAMPLPPHPGHPGYINFNYESSYFQVVCIDRTALVLTPLKWYQNIIRHPYSSYGYKPMGGWLHHQIIPVVSQQAALQPHHHFPMVPAQQPAVPRQTMVPVPGQHSMTPSQPHQPHLPAPAQQPVQPQPHLPLLPQPPLPPMFPMQPLPPHAS
- the LOC133082997 gene encoding amelogenin-like isoform X2; the protein is MGTWILFACFLGAAFAMPLPPHPGHPGYINFNYEVLTPLKWYQNIIRHPYSSYGYKPMGGWLHHQIIPVVSQQAALQPHHHFPMVPAQQPAVPRQTMVPVPGQHSMTPSQPHQPHLPAPAQQPVQPQPHLPLLPQPPLPPMFPMQPLPPHAS